DNA sequence from the Colletotrichum destructivum chromosome 9, complete sequence genome:
ATTCTGAAAGCGCTCGATCCAGGCAAACACTCTTGGGAACTTTTCAGCCGAAATCTGCTCCTTCGGCAGCGCGCCAGGGATGCTCGCGAGCCAGTGCGGCAACCAAACGGCCTCGATGTCCGCCAGCCTGGGGCCCTCTGTCTTGAGAACCCAGTCTCGcccgtcggcgagcagcgTCGTCTCAAGCAGCTCCATCGTGCGGCGGATCTCGTTGATGGCCGTTGGCCGCCCACGCTGCATCGTCTCTACAGAAAGTTTGCCGCCCACGTAACCCTCGCGATCCTTGAACCAAGTTCGATTGGGGTCCCGGAGCATCGGCAGGTTCGTCGGGAGCACATTGATGGCGTTggagaagacgccgccgtcaatGATaaggtcctcgaggaggcgctCCACGGCTGCGTGTTCCGGACCCTCGGCGCCCAGGCGAGCGCGCAAGGGATAGAGCTGCTCAAGCTTGCGGAGCATAAGTCGCGTGTCGAGGTAAATGTCGCGCCCGATGGTGAGTATCGGGATGCGGCGGTGTACGATGCCTAGCTTCTCGACATCTGGGCGAGGGAGGACGGGGGGTTGCATCTGATATATCGTATAAGTGCATGGCTTATGAGTGGACGACACCAGTAGACCTACGCATTGGACATAGGGAATACCCCTGAGAGCGAGGTACCACACGATCCGCCTCGCATACGGCGATGCGGAGTAGTGGTATAGGACGATCTTTTTATCCTCGTCGGATGAAGCCATTATTGACCGAATCCTCCCAGTATCGCGGCTGTGGTGCGATGTGGTGGGATACAAAGTTGAAAACGCAATACAGAACTAAACCAACCTGGAGCGGCTACGACGAAGTAAGATACACGGTTTCAGTGCAGATCGTGCAGAAAATAGACGGATTGCTATCGATGCGCTTGTAGATGCTAGAGTTGGAGAGATCATGCGGTGTGTTTACCGTTTGAGTGACGTGAAGAGAGAAATCCAGGAGCCGAGATAAGGTGAGAGAGATGCCGAGGCAAATCCCAAGCCAAGGCTGCCAGGCCAATGCGGGGGGGGGCTCGCATGACGCGGAGAGACCAATAGTATGGGTTTATGGGGCGAATCACCGAGGTGAGCTAGCCAATTGGGTGTTACACTTCCGACTTCGCTGGCGTAGAGAACCCCTAGCTCAGGAAGTTGAAACCCAGGGTGAGGATCTACTATCTCCCTCGCGTGGCTTCGAGGATAGTTGCAGGGTGATCTTGAATTGATTTTGGGGACAGAGAAAAAGGAGCGGTGGTCGACTCGTACTTCACACGGACATGTCTAGTCACCAACCCACCGGAACCACGACCGACACACATGTGCCAATGTTTATTGGTTCTTGCAGCCCTTGGCCACTTGAACACGAGAAAAACTCGTTCCCGGCGTACAGGGTAAGTACAGAAGGGTTGCCTGCGGCTTCGCCTTGCACGTTGTCATTGCTCATTTTCTTGACAACCGAATTGGCCTGTAGGGTATCATTGTCCCCGCCCTGTTTTCTTAGAAGACACTTTTTTGAGCGCTGCCCCTATCCAAACCTGGAATCAGCGGCTTCGCCACCCGAAACCTTGATTCTGATGACATCGTGGTAAAGGGACTCCAGCGTCTATGTCCTACTCCTTTCGACGCGCCCCGATCCAGAAGTTCGACTGAGCGTGAATTCCGCAGTTAAAAGTCTCCAAAGGTTTCAGCGGGTCGCATACGGCCAGGTCATATCATAGAAGCAGCTGACGAGGACCACATAAGCAATACGATTCATCTGTCGACTATCAAAGCGAGAGAGCACCCTCTCCTTAAATATTACGGGAGGACGGAATGAAACATAGGAACTCTCACCTCGAAAAGACCTCTTTCAACTCAATCAGCGCCATTGGCAGTCCGAGACACTAGAATCTCCCGTAGCGGAACGCCATATCGATTgtcgcctccatctcgcGCAGCTTCTCCGCCAGCGTCGTGCCGCCGTAACCCCCCGCCCAGCCAGCGCTCGGGGCGGAACTCCCGCGCATCGACGCCCCAGAAGTCTTCCCGGCGAAACATGGCCTAGGCGGACCACCCGATGCACGTGACGCCGGGTATGAACCGCTTattccacgtgtccctctCTGCCGGAGCCTCTTTCGCCATGGTCCCCGTCACAGGTGGGAAGATGTGAAGTCGCTTTTTGATGACGACCCGGCGAGACAGCAGGCCGCGGGCCTCGGCATCTATGGCCACGGGCCGGTGGGCGAaagacggggaggaggagatctGAGCGAGAAGCTTGGCGTGCACGCACGGATTGGTGATCATGTAGAGGAGGGTGGCGCGGATtgccgtggccgtggtgcCTGAGCCGGCCATTCTAGGGTTGCAAGTGAGCCGGGCACTGTGCCTTGTGGCCATATGGCCTTCAATGAGCCTGAGGAGCCCCAGCAGGTTGTCATCGACCTTTTGTTTGGGGCTGTCTACCTCACGACCGGAGTACTGGGTAGAGTCAGCCACCGTGTGTTCTCTTGTCAGGTTAGGCAAAAGAGGACGTGGAGCGAGTGGCCGGAGTGGCTGTGGCTTACAACAGCCACCATCTTGTACCGAAACTTGAAGTGCTTGTCCTCGTCCCTCCACTGCAGGACGTTGCCGAGTTGAAGCGCATGCCGTCGTACTAGTTTGAACGACGATAGTCGCTTCGCATGCCGAGCGATGCGCCTCACAAGCTCcgggtcctcgtcgaggagctcatTGGGGCCAATTCGTGCTAGAGAGCCTGCAAGGGTTTGGGTAAGCATTTAAGATTCGTGGCACTGTGTTTGTCAAGAGGCGGGTGATGAATCAAAAGCGTCCGCGGTCAAAAACTCACCATATTTCTGGCTAAAATCAGGACGGAACACTAGATAGCTCCAGTGAATTATGTGACACTGTAAGAAGTTGAGTAGGTCGTCAGCTCCCAGCTCATCGCGTCAGCTCTGAGAGTCCTCAGCTCGGTTGCAGGGAATGGGCTCCTTTCTGAACCGTTGGAAGATGACCGAATACTCCGGTGCCGGGCATAGTATCTTGTTGATCGCGACAGTCACAGCTCAACACACATGTTTTGTCATGGTTCGACTTGGCTCACCCGAACGCAAAATAGAGCATGCTCTATCTAACCTACTGCCGTGGTTGCCTGTACCGTCATCAATTTCAACGACTATGACAGGTCTCCAACCTGCCAGTTGCGGCAGGGCGGATGAACAGGAACCGATGCAAACCAATGTTTCCAACTAGCCCGAGAATTTCGTGGGGCGTTCCAGCGAATGGCCGAAGACGGACGTTGACGATGGACTGTTCCCCTCCCCTATTAAGTACAGTGAACGAAAGCAAGATAAAGAGACACCAGTCGGTAAGCTGTACGAAAGCGAAATAGATAAGGCAATAGATCGCCGAGTTTTAAACTGTGAGCCCGATGTCGCTTTTTGATCGGAGGCTTATACGAAAGGCCGCGACTTCGTAAACTGCTCTCCATGGCCTACCTCATGGCCAGGTCGGCCGGCTGTTGGGCTTTTGCGGAGACCCTTGGGTTCGACAGTTTACCCGCGGTCAACTCGGAACTCCACCTGCAGTAAGAGCCATGGGCGTAAAAGCATGAAAGAGAACGGTGTCTCCCAACACTGCTATATCAAAGACAGGTTTATTGTTTCGACTGTTTATGCACTGAAAAAAGGGCTTGCTGGACGACGGAAGCCGCGGTCCAAAAACTCTGATGAGACAGAATCagggggaaaaagggggCCTTTGGTGCAGAATCCACACCAGTATGTACGTTTTGGGCCAAACCAACGAGCATACCTGCGAGGTCTTATTGCGCATACCCACGGCTTTATGTTGTGATTCGAGCCTTCAAAGACGTCGTCCTGTAAACCGAAGCCCGGAGATATCCCAGTAgccgggaggggggcggggcaTGCAACGGAACCGGTGCCGACAGCTCAGATCCACTCTGACCGCAGCCCGTCCGTGTTTGATTTTCTTCTTGCTTCCCCTGAAACCTTGAATGTAAGCGTACGGATGCCAGCCCCAGCGAATCGGAAtatcggcgtcgaggagcgGCCATCCCAGGAGTCATTCAATGTTTCTGAGTCATCCCAGCCCCGACAGAAACCGGACCAGCTCCGAAATGGGAGAGCCTGGGTGACTTGAACGTGTCTGCCCGCATCCAAAGATCTTCTCTTGTTGGCGATCTCAACAGCTTTTCAGAATTGTTTGCATCATTTGACCCGGTAAAATAACAATCGGCAACCCTCGGCGGCGCTTTCTCCAAGCCAGAGCCTTGTCAGCAACGTACCGTTTTCAGACCACGATAACCATGGTTGTAGCGGCCTTGATCCTCAACCTTCCATTAGATCGCAAGGAGACTATAAATTGGAGTCTTATCTCTAGGGAACAGGATCCTCCGACTGTTTTCTTGTCTGGAACGGTAAGCCACTTCGAACCGGCAAGTTGTCACGCACATAACTTTCTGGATGCCTGGAATGTCGTCTTGGTGTTGTTCCAGATCCTAACCCGAGGCCACCACCCAGCCAAAGCCTCGCTTAACCACAAACCAGCATCCAGTCAGGTTTGACATGGAATAGAGAGTCCTGACCGTCATCCCCGCAACGAAACTGATGCGAGATTGGGACCGTTGACTTGCGACGGAACCCGAGGAAGCCGTACTCAAGCAGAGAAGCGTTCCGCGACGTAATCATGGTATGACAGCAGTAAGAGCTGGGCTGCATGTCTGAGCTGTGAGACGGGAGGGAATGAGGGTCTGGGGCGGAAACGCGGGGAACGGGAGTATGTAGTAGGGTCGCCAGCTCCCCGTAGCAGACGAGACAACATTAGTCTGATGACGGGCAGCCGCAAGTGCAACGCAATGAATGCGTCGATACATTACTAACTGTGCTCGCCGCCTTTAAATATGTGAATTTGTTTCTGAAGGTGACCTGGAGGTGCCGGGTGGCCACAGAGCCGCGGTCACGGCAGACACGACAGAGCCAGTTAGGTACCATAGGCAAGCTGCACACTGCAACTCGGTctggcgatggcgagctCCTAGAGGCCGGGAGCACTGCAGTTCAGATGGCAAGATGCCAAAAGAGGTGTGGTTGACTGACTGAGAACATGGTCTCTGGAACGTCAATCCCAATCGTCCGAGCCAAGCGGAACGGCAGGCTGAGTCCGACGGCCTAAACCAAGCCACTCGCATTGCAGCGCGTATTACTGCCGGTGACACAGGATAGGCTGGGGAAACCAGAAGCGCCCGGTTGAACAGCACACCCTTGTCGCACCGGGTCGAATTCCCTAGGCCGAAGAGAGAAAGCAGGAGAAAGTTTGTGACCCAACCATAATGGCAGCTGGCATGGGAAGTAGGATGAAGCCTCAGATGTTTGGTGGGTTTCCCGTCTTGGGATGGGCAGCGCCGTGACGCTAACGGCCTTGGTTTGCACCGCGAAGAAACGGAGATTATGGCTGAGTATGCATGCTTTGGGCACAATGGAAACGCCCCGAATGTGTCGGAAACGccaggcggccgagggcagCGTGGCAGAAAAGAAgtcaaggccagccggcaGCCGGGGCTTGGAGGGGGGCGTGAGCCAGAGCGGAGGATGCCACCCCTGGACGGAGAGACCACTTTACGTCGTGTGTGTGTTCGTAGTGAAGCCATAGATACGAATGGCTGCTTGGTTGCACGACGTGGACTGAACAACATTTCCTCAGGGTTGTCCAGCTCTGGTGACGAGGTGGCTGCTGAACAGATGTGAGTGACGGAAGGGCCACGTCTCTTTGGACCTCTCCCTGGAAGCTGGCCTCGGAATAAGCATGCTCGGTAATGATGCCCCTGTCCCAGGAGACCAGTTGCCAACGTGATATTGCTTGGGGGGCGGCGAGTAGTAGGGCGAGGTGGGTGAGCGACATGAGAGTGTCGTCTCCAgccaggcccaggccgcctCGTGGCAGAAATTCTGTGTTGTTGACACAGGGGTGACAGAATGCTCAGCCTGGAGTCTGGAGTCCTGTCCGTCACTCAGTTCTGACTCGACTTGTTGAGAATTCCTTACCGACTTTAGCGGCTTCTCCGCAAACTGTAGGACAACCCCACATTCCCCTTTCGTAGGTACCTGAGGTAGGTACATACATCCTTGGgcacctacctaggtaggtacaaCATCGTACCTACTCCCAAAAGAGTGGAGTCCGACGGCGACAAGGGGCCGTCCTCTCATCATTATCAACCACGTCGATTGGagggttttttttctgtGCCGTCGCTTCTGCAATCAGTCAGGGGGCACTGAAACCAGTGATTTCCATCTCTGTATTCCAGTGCTCGTTGGGGGCTTTCGATGCTTATCATAAAGGTAAGGCCGCTGATCCCTTCAGATCCGTCTCATCTTCGACAATCAAAGCCAAATGGGGAAGCTCTACTAGTAGACACATAGGTGGGGGCATGCTATGTCAGATGAGATGGGAATGATGTACCGGTACCGCAGGCCACGATGCAAACTGAAGCTGCGGAGGCTTTGGGGCCATGGGAAGAGAGACCTCGGAGGTACGAAGCGACTTTGCTTCAACACCGAGCTCATTGGCACAAGGCTCCTCCGGTATAGAGTgcgttgaggaagagggagaaaaagaaaaagaagaagtaaCAGGTTTCGATTTCCGGCAGATGGGACGACCATGCACAGGCCCCCCAGAGTCAGTCGATCCGTTTGGCTTGCAAGCCCCCCAACGTACTATGTAAGGTCCAAGCCGTCGTAGGATTCATTTTGTATCCGCATAAGCAAGGAAATTCGCAACTAAGAAAACAAGTAAAgtgaaagagagggaagaacGAAATCTTTCAGTTGTCGAGAAATTGGGTTTCAAGACGACCAAAAAAAAGACAGGAGACGACCGCAGGGATGACCCAAGGCTTGAAAGATGCTGGTAGGCCGCAAAAGACGAGGAGGCACCCCTGCTTTCTGCGTTCCATGCTCTCTCTACGGATACTTAGACTCTACAACCAGCTCGCCGACTATCCCGCAGCATTCCTTTTCCGTCTCTTTATGAAAGGTGTTGTGTCACCGGCCAGTCCCATTATCCGCCCAATAATAAAGACTCAAGCGGGGGATAGAGGCGAGGGAGACGAATACCGGTGTATATATGACTTCCCCTTTGACTTCTATTGTTGTCCCTATGCCCTGCATCCTCCGGTTGAATTGGGGGGATCCCGACACTTTACACCACCCTCTTACACCGAATACCCGAACGGTCAGCCTACCTGAGGCGGGCTCGCCCTTCTCTCAAAGGGGCAATGCAGCCCTGACCCTGGCATCTGGCAGGGGGCCATCCGCCCACCACCCCACCCTAGCTGTCATGGAACattcctccccccttccagcGCCCACCCGTAAAAGCCGGGGGATCATCTTTTGGAGATGGGGAGCTTGCTTGGGGTTAGAGCCTAATAAGTAGCCGACACAAACAAACAGATTGCCGCACAACAGGAAACACTGGACGCGGCACGGCatgttgtgtgtgtgatgttgttgttgtggcCTAGCTGGTATGCCTGAAGTCAAAAAGGTGTaccgaggggaggggggaaggtATATTTTACATTTGCATCTTGCATCAATGTACATCGTAATAGTTCTTCTACTCGGCGAGAGGGTGAGTGCTTGGCTGGCTGAATAACCCATCCGGCGCAAATGATGGTGACAAAAGTCCGGCCAATGCCGCTGAGACAATCATCTTGCGCATTCGTCCTGTCAAGATACAAGCCAGCCAGCACCATCCAGCCCGGGCCCCACCGTCCAAATATGTAATACTCAAGTGTATCCTCTCCCATCTTGTACTTTGCCTTAGATTGCGACATCACAAGCCTCGCGTGGCCAGTTCCGCAGACGAATCAAGCCGCCTTGTAACCCCCCGTACCTGTCCTCTCCTTATCTTCGATGCTTGTCTAGTCCTGAGTCCGTTTAAACGCAGTAAGGTAGGTACTCACTTATCTTACTTAGGTACTTACactctcctccctcttgcTCATGCCTGCCTTGCAAACCTCGTCACAGTCCCTATCACTTTCCGCGGCACAAGGGCATTTGGCAGCTTCTGATCCTGACAGCTCACAAGTTCTAGTGTAtgttccctccctcccttcctctcaatctctctccctccctcctcctctttcctcccctctccACCCCAGACTTTCCCATCTGTGAGACTGTGTCTTTGCTCATCTCCCTTCTTCGTTCCAACCCCTGACCTTTCCCCACGCTTCCGTTGAACTCACCCCGGGCTACTGCAACCTTACCCGCGTCTCCGTCGATTCGCTCTGCCCATAGTCCGCACTCTCGACCGTTCGGTTGGGTCCTTTTACTCtgtcttgtctctcttccccctACCACCCATTCCACCACCCTTGCCGTGTTTACGCACCGACTTTACCAGACctgggggggagggggggcgtCTACGATACACGGAAGGAATTGTGAAATCTCTGTTATGGATCGCGCACGAACGCCCCCGTCGCACCCTTTTGCTCTTGGTACTGCGCTTCTCGGTCTCTGTCTCTGACCACTGCCTCAAGCCTCCCCAGCTTAAATATTCTATCATCTGCACCTCCATCTAGACCCGGCTCTCTCCCCTATCTACACCTCCCATCTTAGATCTACAAGAACAGCACCCCACTCTACCGTCTCGGCACCGCTTCCAGCCTCGCCAGCGCCTATCAAAACAATAAAGAAATACATCCCCCACCGCCTCCTTCAATTCCCGCTTCTTCCCCAGACCTGCTCATCGGGCCCCATTCTCGTCGGTACGTGGACCTCCGTCGACGATCTATAGCATCACTGAGACGTAGCCGTCCCTGACACTACGCAGCAGCTTTTTACCCTCCACCACTACAACACCGCTACAACCCAATCAAGATgccggccagccagatcGCCTCGCCTCTGCCCATTCCTCCCCAGCGGAGGAATCTGCGCCTGATGACGGGTCAGGACCTTTACGCCAGTCTCAACGCATCTCTCGCCTCAACAACGCACCGCCCGGTCACGCCTGTACACATGATCCAAGAGAACGACTACAGCGTACCcgctcctccgccgccgagtccTGTCTCCTTCGCCGCGGAGCACTGGCAATCATCGATCCGCCGCTAGATCGTTCCGGCCAGGTCTACAGCAAAACGATACTCTACCCTTTGTTCGACACGAACGGGTTTCTTCACTTGTACAATCAGCATGGGAGTAAGGGCGAAACGGGATACGGAGAAAAAGTCATTTGGTTCTCGAACAGGGTTTACACCATAAGCACCGCAGGTAACAGCATGGAAATTTTCTTCTTGGTCTGCACATGGTATTGGGAATGGCAGTAAAACAATGTGGTGTTGGCTGGGGACGAAGGGCATCCACTGATCGCTCATAATTGTGTGTCTGCATTCGTGGGTACTGAGGAAATTGTCTTCGGAGCTACGGAATGACATTGATAACAAACATCCCTTGGCGACATCGCCCTCATCTTATGTGGTTTGCAGCTACTAGGTAGTTCTGGCAATGGTGACTCGCCGAAAGTGAGCTGTTCGCTAGGGAAAGGGCCGTCCCATGTATGGAACAAAGTGGGCCGAAGAGCTTGATCCCTGTTGTGCGTGTTAACGGGTTGATCTGAGGCGAGCGTGAACACGTACTGAAGCCCTAAAGCAACGATGGGGATGCGATTGCCCAGATTAAACCGCAGCATCGAACGTTGGGCAAGAGTATCGCCAAGTGTCGACAACCCCTATCTCTCTTATttgtttttctctttcctttttttctcttggGTCCTTAACTCGTCCCTGTGCTTTTCCAGCATCGTGCTTCCCGTTTGTTGCCTAGACCTGGCCCATTGAAAAATTGGAGGTACCTACAGAGTACGCTAAAGCAGGTACTCGCCTAGAGGGATGTTGCCGAGGTTGCCCTGTCGCGGAAGCACGGACCAGAGACAACAGCGCGCCCCACCACTTAACGCGACTTTCTATCGTGATTCACAGTCAAAAAACGCGTCAGTCGCGGTCCGCGACCCCCTGACCGGGCGcgttgctgctgtcgttgctCCATCATTTCCGCTCCCCACTCCCCTTCCAATATACAAAACCTCTTCACACTTCGTCGTGACTTCCCATAGCTTCACACTATACCATCTGCACCAATTGAGACTTTCATCACGCTTGCCAATCGACCGCACTACACTATACATCGTCCAGCTTCACTCTGTTATTCCCCTCGACCGTTCCTTCACGTCGTATATCCGTCAAGATATTCAGTAGTTGCACGCCACGACGCAATGGCTCGTGCAGTTCCCCGTCGGCAGCTTAAGCCTGCTTCCGCACCGGTGACCAACCTCATTAGCAAGTACGGTCGCGTTTCCAAGACACAGCCTGCTTCCGCGAACGAATCTGTGAAGAAAGCCTTTTTCATCGAGCTGCACAGCTCCCGCCCCGTCGAGACACATCCCAAGATCGAGTTCAGCCCCGAGAGgaccctctctcctcctcccacacCGAGCTCCTCTAGGAAGCGCAAGGCAAGATCGATAGAGGAGGATGCCCCTGCCAaggaaacaaaaacaaacGTCCCGTTGCCCCAAATTCCGAAGCGTCAGCGTCTTGTCAAGAATGAGCCTGTCCCTGTCGAAGAGGAGCCTAGGTCTGCAACAACGACCCCTTCGCCTAAGGTCATCCTAAATACTATTGTCGACAGCCGCCGAAGGATACGCAAGTCGGACGTCATCTCTCAAGCAAAGACCGAGGTCCGTAAGGCCAACCAAAGGGTCAAGCGGTCGAGGAAGGACAATGCAtccgtcgagcccgaggccaaAAATGAAGCGGCCAGAAAACAACTGCCAGTCGAGCTCCTGGATCTTCTGGACCTCCAACGGGCCATTTTGAAAACCGTTTCTCTCCAGCTCGTCCACCAAAACAACAACGCACCTCTCGACATCAAGAGTATCACTCCCCACGTTTCTCGCACCTGGGGCAAGCGGAAGGTCACAGTCGACGACATCCGGACATGCATTGCAATTCAGGATGCGAAGCCTGCTGGCCGGGAGCATGAGTTTCTGGGTTCTCCCTTCATTGTGACGGACTACGGTCGCGGCAAGCTCTGCCTCGAAATGGACCTGACCAAGAGCGCCAgccgcatcgacgaggaccagCTCTGCCGCCAGTTCGAGGAGACCTTGCACGTCATGTGCGCCGAACGAGCAACGGACGAGATGTCGGAGCTTGACCTCTGCTTTGAAAACCTGACGTTCAATGACCTCCCTAAGTCGGACATAACCGTCCGCCACACGACCGTCTCGCAAAACCCTGTTTTCGCCAAAGGCCAGCGTGCCTTGAACGAACTCAAGAGTGGCATCGCTCAGAAGAAGCAACAGAAGGATGCCCAAGCCATGGCCACAAAGTTCCCAGCACTGAATCCCGACGGCACCAAGATGAGCCTTCTTGACAGGTTGCGTGCCAAGGAAGAGGCCAATGCCTATATCCAGCAACCGACGGGCCCCGAGCTTGCGAGGAAGCGAGCGCTGGCACGTGTtgtcgacatcgccgccatcatctcgATGCTCGTCTCTGCTTCGAATTCGGCCGGCCAGCTGGTCATGTCATTCACAATGCCTGCCCTGCagcagaagctgaaggattcCGTGCGGGTGCCCATGCCCGTGGAGGAGGGCATCCAGACGGTGCGCATTCTCGCCAACGAGATTGCGCCGGAGTGGCTAAGGGTCGCCAGCTTGGGTGGCAGGGAACACGTCGTCATTCAGACGAGGCGGAAGCCGTATGACGCGGAGATCGCAACGCGGGTGAGCAGGCTCTCTGTGTAGAAGGCGATGTGTACTTGTTGGAGACGTTGTGTAGTTATATCAAGGTTGGACGTTTGtatggcatggcatggcgtTTTTGGCTTTTTTACATGCGGAGTTTGGGAGATACCacgaagggaagggaagtgGATGATTGATACACTGTAAAGGTTTGTGGCAAAAGGGGCGAGCCAACTGGTTTGGGCActcagagagagagagagagagagagagagaatatATCGCAGGTAATGAATGGATAAAGTGTAATCGTCAGCATATGCAGTGCCAGCGCATCCATCTATTGTGCTGTAAAACGGCGTGTCTAGGAACCATAAAACCTGGTGTAGCGAGCCATCCTCTGAAGGCAATTTCAAGCCTTTTGATTTTTCCAGTCTTGTTCGTGCTATGCAACCAGCTGGGTCGTTAAATAGGACCTCTTTTTTTCGCCCTTCCCAAGACCAGACTCCCA
Encoded proteins:
- a CDS encoding Putative glutathione S-transferase, Thioredoxin-like superfamily, giving the protein MASSDEDKKIVLYHYSASPYARRIVWYLALRGIPYVQCMQPPVLPRPDVEKLGIVHRRIPILTIGRDIYLDTRLMLRKLEQLYPLRARLGAEGPEHAAVERLLEDLIIDGGVFSNAINVLPTNLPMLRDPNRTWFKDREGYVGGKLSVETMQRGRPTAINEIRRTMELLETTLLADGRDWVLKTEGPRLADIEAVWLPHWLASIPGALPKEQISAEKFPRVFAWIERFQNTISEAKKAAPKVATVSGDEAASLVASSPYNEAGGRVDAEDALVAAEGLKAGDEIILWPADTGASHKDTGKLLSLDGDEVVMEVQGHKGSARVHAPRHGFRVEKLDKFKARRGSAKL
- a CDS encoding Putative cytochrome P450 superfamily translates to MLTQTLAGSLARIGPNELLDEDPELVRRIARHAKRLSSFKLVRRHALQLGNVLQWRDEDKHFKFRYKMVAVYSGREVDSPKQKVDDNLLGLLRLIEGHMATRHSARLTCNPRMAGSGTTATAIRATLLYMITNPCVHAKLLAQISSSPSFAHRPVAIDAEARGLLSRRVVIKKRLHIFPPVTGTMAKEAPAERDTWNKRFIPGVTCIGWSA
- a CDS encoding Putative DNA replication factor Cdt1, whose translation is MARAVPRRQLKPASAPVTNLISKYGRVSKTQPASANESVKKAFFIELHSSRPVETHPKIEFSPERTLSPPPTPSSSRKRKARSIEEDAPAKETKTNVPLPQIPKRQRLVKNEPVPVEEEPRSATTTPSPKVILNTIVDSRRRIRKSDVISQAKTEVRKANQRVKRSRKDNASVEPEAKNEAARKQLPVELLDLLDLQRAILKTVSLQLVHQNNNAPLDIKSITPHVSRTWGKRKVTVDDIRTCIAIQDAKPAGREHEFLGSPFIVTDYGRGKLCLEMDLTKSASRIDEDQLCRQFEETLHVMCAERATDEMSELDLCFENLTFNDLPKSDITVRHTTVSQNPVFAKGQRALNELKSGIAQKKQQKDAQAMATKFPALNPDGTKMSLLDRLRAKEEANAYIQQPTGPELARKRALARVVDIAAIISMLVSASNSAGQLVMSFTMPALQQKLKDSVRVPMPVEEGIQTVRILANEIAPEWLRVASLGGREHVVIQTRRKPYDAEIATRVSRLSV